The DNA segment CTGGTCTTTTTTGTCACGTCCATAACACGTGTATTTCCCAAacctaaaatagcctataaaacacattcatagatggatatttttctgatgtctggactacATTCTGTGagattttatatttcacactctaaaaatattgtttggacacaacaaaataaataaataaataaataaataaaattatgacaacagtttgcattttttttttttttttttttgagttaaggcaacttcttctgaaattaagttataatgactaataaattatattgagctatacagtagtcagcatttgaagtggatcaaaaccctTCTTCAAatttgtcctaaaacctaaaaccaaaatgtgttcttgtcaactttgattaacttttttgatccacttcaaatgttactGTATATACTTAGAAAATTGTGTTAAAACTAACAATTGTTAAGTTGAATGCTCAGACAAATTAAGTTGAATTaatttgcctaaacctgctctgaaagtttgaaaccctcataagacactgtccttatgaaagagcaagagattcacacctttatttcaacccccacaagctatacagaactacccccaaaccccaacccccttccagctggactgaattcagtctgttttttggctgtagGAATGGTGTGTGGTCAtgctactgggttgaaatatgctgcctgcactcacagcagccctactctttttatttattattttctcgcagcccatattattattttcacaagaccataataataacaaattctcaataatcttgataattaatcattcttttttgcGAAAATTGTTATagtcattgttatttgtgaacataggcatttaaggaaggctttaagaccaagcagaatcctcaGGCAACTACTCCCAGGTTCACCGTCAgcgttttgattttacaaaatcagtttgggcaaatgcaacttattgatcatgagcccaaaatttagcaaggcaggaaaacattcactatacctgaaggaagatgtatttcattgtaagtcaatgctgttaaatagagagtaaaaaaataaaaaataaataaaaatagtgtagGCTAtacttaaacttggacctcattatattgaagtacaaatccaaacaccagaagcaatctacactctctaagtgttcttttattgaaaagtatgcattttatttattcacaggctatatggttgaaataatatttgtgccattgtttaaaaaaatgctttattgactaacgtttcatagaccttcagttgttatgctttaaaattccatgccatttgtaatttcacagcattttaacctcctaaattattacttgtaaagtcacaattctataatggaaaaaatgtactcaagccaatggcattttttgtatgacgttattttattttatttttttagaataattgtacataaatgggtgaagcaaaacaaatatgattatttctgataactttttaactgcaggcagatataggcctacattattgtacattacaaatatttggatcatcccttattctgtcccttattttttaaagaataaacacttattttctacaagaataaacactattttcttaaagaataaaagagaaagaatcacaattagcccttattttctaTTTCTGAAGTAAATTGGCAACCCATATGATGATGTaattaattatcttttgactcaccatcctcaaaaaaaaaaaaaaaaaaaaacttcagttgtaggagatatgcaagcgaataatagatttaaaaaagaaaaaaagtgggtgcttggtttctgaaatggaaaacgaatacagctcatacctaaccctaacctacatcacactgtaaaaaaaatgatatgatgaaaaagtcatgattacatatttttaagttaggctactttaattcatagaaataatttaagcaatttaaagcttttttttatactagattcaacttgaatttcaataccattaaactgactttaaaatctcaaggagtttataagttgatacgggtgaaaatgtcacagtgcatgttaaatagcctaaattaacttgtatcttgtatagtatcccaGGGGCACAGATAGGATTTTTTAACTGGGGGGACCAAGCTGTCCAGTAGTCaaattttttcagtccagaaaaatcaccagctcagtcatagatgatagtgcaggtgcatctcaaaaaattagaatatcatagaaaagatctttattttttgtaatttaattcaaaaaagcaaactttcttatattcattgcacacaaactgaaatatttcaagagttttttttttgttttaattctgatggttacaacttacagcttaggaaaataaaaaaatcagtatctcaaaaaattagaatattcctttttgagcttgattagtttgattaattttgagtataaatactgggtacctcttgggctagtttagaacatgcaagttgtccagaagacgatcatcgacaccctccacaaggagggtaagccacagaaggtcattgctgaaagggctggctgttcacagagtactatatcaaaatatattcatagaaagttgacccgaaggaaaaagtgtggtaggaaaaggtgcacaagcagcagggatgaccacagccttgagaagattgtcaggaaaagccgattcaagaacttgggagagcttcccaagaagtggactgaagctggagtcagcgcattaagagtcaccacgctcagacatcttcaggaaaagagctacaggtttcacattcctagaaccaagccactccttaacaagaaaaaaacctcagaagcatctcacctggggtaaggagaaaaagaactggactgttgctcagtggtccacagtcctcttttcagatgaaagtaaattttgcatttcatttggaaatcaaggtctgaagtctggaggaagacccagaatccaaagtccagtgtgaagtttccgaagTCTGTGAATATTTGTGTTGTGGTGGAGtgtgctggtgttggttcattgtgttttatagagtccaaagtcaatgcagccatctaccaggagattttggagcactttatgctttcatttgctgacaagctttatggagatgctgatttcattttgtagcgaactttagcacctgcccacagtgccaaaaccacttccaagtggtttgctgaccatggtattactgtgcttgattggccagacagcatgcctgacctgaacctcacagagaatctatggggtattgtgaagaggaagataaataacatctgaaaaacaatacagagaagctgaaggccgctattttgagaaaatatttaaattttttgagatactgaattttagtttttctaaactgcaagtggtaaccatcagaattaaaacaaaaaactcttgaaatatttcagtttgtgtgcaataaaTCTAGAATTTAAGACagattgctttttttaattaaattacaaaaaataaagaacttttccatgatattcaaattttttgagatgcacctgtatatgatcactatggttaccgctacaggcacaattgaggcagctaccagctcctcataggACCCCGGGTTCAGGAGTCATaggacatacacacacagagaatgtAAACGTCAGTGGCAGCACCATCGTCATGTGTGTTTATTGACAACAGAACAGCGTGTAGTGAGAAGGTGGGTACAAAGTAATGGTTAGATTATTATTATGCTTCAGCCTGCGTCTGCCCTGACCCGattctttagcaccaaaacaaacacacccataccccaacaggacctgctACAGTGGCAGAGAGAGCTAAACacactgcaaatgacaaaaacgcctgcaaattatgaaaacatcttcatcaatttgacaacacgcgctgcaaatactcacaatacaaacaaataaagaaatgtgctgcaaaaacacagaccacATCGGAAATATTTAAGGGAACCGTAAAGTGAAAAACATGGCTGggacataatttatcaatgtttgctctgaaaagatctttgtttattttaacatcctgatcatacgattccttagctttttttgttgttgttgttgctttttttgtgtggatattattagcctaaataagctgactacagtgggtatggaaagtattcagacccccttacatttttcactctttgttatattgcagccatttgccaaaatcatttaagttttttttcacctcagtgtacacacagcaccccatattgacaggaAAAcacaattgttgacatttttgcacattaattaaaaaagaaaaactgaaatatcacatggtcctacgtattcagaccctttgctcagtatttagtatacagccatgagtctttttgggaaagatgcaacaagtttttcacacctggatttggggatcctctgccattcctccttgcagatcctctccagttctgtcaggttggatggtaaacgttgatGGACAGCCATTTTCGGGTCTCTCCAgtgatgctcaattgggtttaagtcagggctctggctgggccattcaagaagtAGCCATgctgtgaagccactccttcgttattttagctgtgtgcagggtcattgtcttgttggaaggtgaaccttcggcccagtctgaggttctgagcactctggagaaggttttcgtccaggatatccctgtacttggctgcattcatctttcCTTCGATTGCAaacagtcgtcctgtccctgcagctgaaaaacacccccacagcatgatgctgccaccaccatgcttcactgttgggactgtattggacaggtgatgagcagtgcctgctTTTCTctacacataccgcttagaattaaggccaaaaagttctatcttggtctcatcagagcagagaatcttatttctcaccatcttggattccttcaggtgtttttcatgtgtcttgcactgaggagaggcttctgtcgggccactctgccataaagccccgactgatggagggctgcagtgatggttgactttctacaactttctcccatctcccgactgcatctttggagctcagccacagtgatctttgggttcttctttacctctctcaccaaggctcttctcctccgatagctcagtttggccggacggccagctctaggaagggttctggtcgtccaaaacgtcttccatttaaggattatggaggccactgtgctcttaggaaccttaagtgcagcagaaatttttttgtaaccttggccggATCtatgccttgccacaattctgtctctgagctcttcaggcagttcctttgacctcatgattctcatttgctctgacatgcactgtgagctgtaaggtcttatatagagaggtgtgtggctttcctaatcaagtccagtcagtataatcaaacacagctggactcaaatgaaggtgtagaaccatctcaaggatgatcagaagaaatggacagcacctgagttaaatatgagtgtcacagcaaagggtctgaatacttaggaccatgtgatatttcagtttttcttttttaataaatcagcaaaaatgtcaacaattctgtgtttttctgtcaatatggggtgctgtgtgtacattaatgaggaaaaaaaattaaatgattttagcaattggctgcaatataacaaagagtgaaatatttaagggggtctgaatactttccatacccactgtaaatacacaattactgtaaaggcccgttcacaccaagaacgataactataaagataactataaagataacgatattagcgtccacaccagcgaacgatatcttctgtttattctaagcgcacgctcgtctggcgctttaaattctcgagcgcgttacagcaggatggattctgattggctgtcaattttttatcgttcattagctggaaaaaaaatagttttgaaagtgattacaacgatatcgtttttctttgtctttatcgttatagttgtggtgtggacgctgctgttctttaatactgaaaacgatttttagaactatatctttatcgttatctttatagttatcgtccttggtgtgaacgggccttaactgTGAACAGTTATGTAAGCTGGCTAACTTTTACAACTTACCTTACAAAAACTAACCATAGCCTATggttttactatttattatataaaaaaagcaaacaaaaaatggttactgtaattatgcacaaattaaccatggatttactactctaaccatagtttaaccatggtatttgtacaactgtggctatacaaatggtaattttgttggggtaattttgtttggGTTGAGTATTTGCAGctcatttctgtatttgtttgtgctgtgagcatttgcagcttgtttttgtatttcgttgtgttgcaagtatttgcagcatgtgtgctgtcaaactgatgaagatgttttcttaattttctggtgctttttccttctgaatgtgttttgtgaagttgcagggcacgttgagctctctcggccaccgtgctacctcgcccctattttgaaatCTTCGCCCCACACGTACATACGCAACCATGGCAACGACGATCGCggaaacaagtgaagatgacacacaagcatcttcaaacaaaagccaacatggataagttgtgtgaaacaaagcaaaatcaacgttactcacctatcaaaaagaaacaaagcaaccttggCGTCCGATTCGAGCCCTTCCCATTCCTTGAATTTCTCTTCACCGCTGGAAAGCTGCTCTGATATGTACAcgggtcctacctcttgcctgattgtaacccttctttttaatgttttgtttctctgatattttcctctttttttatctgccatttcTCTCAATCTACAGTACAGTCGATCTGCTAATATGCTgaataaaagcttctgctaaatgactaaatgtaaacataatgtaatatgcttcctgtgcactcaaattgagcgctctcttctcgctatcaggacaagacatgtccccttactgctgattggctacaagtgtgttttgggactttgTCAGACACTGCGGTCAAAAGCATGTTTCAAAAATCGTTTAGTACACGTTTAAGGAGTGGCAGGCAGGTTCGCCACTACTTAGGCTAATGTACATAGCGGAAACTCTGATTAATCCTCTGTTTACCAATAGAACCTTTCATTGAGAAAGTGAGGGGGACGGATCGGGTTACTATGAATCTGAGGGGGTCATGTCCCCCCCGTCCCTAGTGCCATCTGTGTGCCtgtagtatccgaagaccttgattgcatgtttccatgaaactaacaatataattagttttttatttttattttattttttattaacaattcctgtataaaatgtgacagcaacctttatatcaaacatttttaaatcagctAAGCAACgtgggaggcaggttctgcgccagagTACACAAAGtgaatgagcatgcacaatttatgggggggggtggtgtggggggggctacaaaaaaaaaaaaactggataaaaacatacacaaaacttgtaaatagttaacaacattgCCTAGATTAGGTccagactctgttgctaagtaGTCTATAATGTAAaattgttaacccacagtaacaaattttaactgattaatcacaatttttgttattttcgtttgctgcatgttttttttctaaaaaaaaaaaaaaaaaaaaaaaaaaagctacaaataaaataagatttgagaggaaaaaatatatataagtcatgtaaaAGTCgctttttattacattcagaaaggcctaataatgttataatgtaccaacattataaacactacagtacatttttagttcccttcactttacaacaaatactttaaatttaactatcagaacagaacaagaataaaaaatatataattctaatggataaatataactgcagtatataataatataggcccAACCTTACATAAGGTAAGGTTTGgcttacctctctcattcaggacaaatccaaatgtttccatattcgtgatgttgcccatttgaagcttaattattattcattagatAAAATAGGCTTTTGTAGTTCAcggtgtttcagtatcgacagaaaaaaatcataatgagcaaaaatatgccaaagtggactgttgctcacgccgaatggcacggtgaacagcTGCGTTGTTTCCAATTAATATGTGCATGTGAggttctggttgtccacctactatACTTCATTTTCCATCAATGCTGCAAAGCTGCAGCTTTAAAGTTTGTGTTCGTTTAATTCAGCTAAATGGAACAAAAACGGTATGTGACCCCTTTATAATGATTCTGTtaaatttattaagggaaaattAATACTGATTGAGCTGACTGCTCAATATGAAACTTTTTATCTGTGAATATGTAAAGCAACTACCTtgttctaaattatttttaaccacagtttcagaaaataaatgtatcattgaGGTCTTAAATCATATTGCAGAATTAGTAACCAATAACTTCACTTGTTGCTACAAACACACTGAATCAACAGCCTTGCTGCTCTTAGCAACAAATGCTATGAATTGTTTTTCCCCAGTGGAGTGATGACAATGTCAGATAGAATCCTATATAGACCACACACAAAAGCTTGGGGGGCCATTAAACTGTTTTGAGACTATTTTGAAAAACAAGTCATACTGGTTGACCTGATCATTATAGGAATAATATTAGGCAAAGGCAAGATGctgcaattacatttataaagtaaaactgaATAAGAGctgttattcacatttttttcatctataagaacaatttttttaatgtaattgttaaacagaatgtttgtatttttatcagcatactgtaactttaaaaaaaataaacaattaaaaaaatgtagtataCTGTATACCTACAGAATATGCAGTTTCCACATGATCTTGCACAGAAAAGTAGCAAATTTAAGTGAAACTGGGAAGTGCTATTCTTTTGTCATATGCATTTAACACAAAGTGAATGATTTGTTGATATGTCAATAATATTATGTTTGTTATTCTGGTTGCAGATTTTGTGTACAGCCACAAATGGACAACCTGACATTAAGACACAGCTTTCTACTTGTGGAGGGACTGAAAGTTACACCTCAGTCATCCCAGTCTGTTTTCATTGTACTTCTATTGGCTTATGTCTTTTCAATGGTTTCAAACATTGGACTTATAGTTCTGATCTCAACAGAGAGGAATCTGCATGACCCTATGCATTTTCTGTTCTGTAACTTGCCAGTGAATGATATAATAGGTACCACTGTCATTATGCCACGCTTACTACAGGACATTTTAAATGAAGCTTCAGAGCGCTATATATCATATGTGGAGTGTGTTATTCAAGCTTATTTTGTGCATATATTTGGAGCAGCATGTCACTATGTGCTGATGATTATGGCCTTTGACAGATATGTGGCTATATGCAATCCACTGCGATACACAGCCATAATGACCAATAAAATGGTTATTAAACTCTCAATATTTGCTTGGGGCCTGGCCTTTCTTCTGGTGACAATTATGATAGGCCTAACTGTGCATCTGTCTCACTGTAGATATAAAATTGAAAACCCTTTCTGTGACAATGCCTCACTGTTTAAACTGTCCTGTGAAAATGTGGTTATTAACAATATCTTTGGAATTATTTATACTGTGGTTGCACTCAGTCTGTCAGCAGTATCAAtattaattacatatgtaaagaTTGCTACTGTATGTATAACTAGCAAAAACAAAGCACTGAACAGCAAAGCCATAAAAACCTGCAGCACTCATTTAgctgtatatttaattatgtttatctctggagctgtttttatttttcttcattgtttccCTGAATACTCTGACAGCAGGAAACTAGCCAGTATAATGTTTCACATTGTACCAACAGGATTAAATCCCTTAGTATATGGTTTACAAACCAAAGAGATAAGACAAAAGATTGTTAAACTCTGGTGTAAGCAAAAACTAATTCTTTAACAGATTATGTATCTGCATAACATAGTCAATGTGATTTTAAAGGattttgtgaatgtgaaaattTATTTAGCTCTAGTATTGCAATGCTGCAAACACTGCAACTTTATTCTGTACTCAAGCTATTTGCAGTATTTATTGGGTTTTTGTATGGGAattgtttactaaaaatattaaactacGCGCAgtacctaaaaaaaagaaaataaatgacaagaaaAGCACATTAATTTTTGCTCATTACAAGCATAAAAGGCAACTTTCATCACCTAATGTGCTGATAAAAGCTCATGAAGACAAGGAAAATGGTAATCAAGATCTTTAATGACAAAACTTAGGAGATAATCACGGATAACCATTTACACAATACATTGACGAAGACGGACAACCAAGGGCAGAAAACTCAGAACTTAAGTAGACAGATCAGACAAAGGGAACTAATAAGTTAATAAATCATTACCAGTGGCACATAGCATGAAGCCAGTTTCAGTTTTTACCCAGGTAAGTTCACGTTTAGTTCAAGTAAACTCTGAGTTTCCCATATCACAGTAAGTCAACTCAGATTTTTCAGTTACAGAATGGCTGAATTC comes from the Cyprinus carpio isolate SPL01 chromosome B21, ASM1834038v1, whole genome shotgun sequence genome and includes:
- the LOC109079684 gene encoding olfactory receptor 4Q2-like produces the protein MDNLTLRHSFLLVEGLKVTPQSSQSVFIVLLLAYVFSMVSNIGLIVLISTERNLHDPMHFLFCNLPVNDIIGTTVIMPRLLQDILNEASERYISYVECVIQAYFVHIFGAACHYVLMIMAFDRYVAICNPLRYTAIMTNKMVIKLSIFAWGLAFLLVTIMIGLTVHLSHCRYKIENPFCDNASLFKLSCENVVINNIFGIIYTVVALSLSAVSILITYVKIATVCITSKNKALNSKAIKTCSTHLAVYLIMFISGAVFIFLHCFPEYSDSRKLASIMFHIVPTGLNPLVYGLQTKEIRQKIVKLWCKQKLIL